The sequence below is a genomic window from Proteiniborus ethanoligenes.
TTCGTTACCTAAATTTTCTTGCTTCTCTTCATCTATACTATTATCTGCTATAAATTTATTTTGATTATATAATTCATCTTCTATTTCTAGCTCTTCTTCCATTTCTAGCTCCTCTAATGCTTTAAGCAATCTTGAGGCTTCCTCACTAGTAATTTTACCCTCTTGCAGCATTGTAAGCACCATTAATCTTTCCTCACTCACAGCATTCCCTCCTCTAACTCTATTCCTCTTTTAAAAGTTTAACTGCTTCCTCTGCAGTTATTTCACCTGCACTGAGTTTTGAAAGCACTTCTTTTTTATCTACTCTTGCTTCGTATTTAACACTATAACCCAAAGCTTCTATTACGTTTTCTAGCTTGCTTCTAACTGTTGGGTAAGAGATACCTAGCTCTTTCTCTATTTCTTTAATATTACCTCTGTTTTTAATAAATACCTCTACAAATGTTTTATGGTCTTCAGTTAGTCTACAAAATTTACATAAAGTGAAGTTTCCTTCTATAGTAGTATCACAGTGATTACAGTGAAGCCTTGTTACATTCATTTCATGGTTACATACAGGGCATCGTCCTAGTGCTTCTTTTTTCATAGTTTCACCTTCCTTATAGAATTGATATTTTAACTACATCATTTTCACTAATTACATCAACTAAGTCAAAGCTACCATGAGCTTTTATTACATCGAAGATTTCTTTAAGGTTTATTTCCTTTATGACTTTAAGTGCTTCTCTAGCCTTTGGATCTATATTTCTATTGTTTTTAATTGCTAGAGGGGCTATTATTATGCCGAGTTTTCCTAAAAAGCTAACTAACCCAAAAGGTATACCAGGTAGGTGTATT
It includes:
- a CDS encoding DUF2089 domain-containing protein; this encodes MKKEALGRCPVCNHEMNVTRLHCNHCDTTIEGNFTLCKFCRLTEDHKTFVEVFIKNRGNIKEIEKELGISYPTVRSKLENVIEALGYSVKYEARVDKKEVLSKLSAGEITAEEAVKLLKEE
- a CDS encoding SHOCT-like domain-containing protein, which gives rise to MKDEIKGILDKLQNGEISPEKALKLIKNIDIKNDFDKIKPARKIKILIIDGDDHKKIHLPGIPFGLVSFLGKLGIIIAPLAIKNNRNIDPKAREALKVIKEINLKEIFDVIKAHGSFDLVDVISENDVVKISIL